A window of Triplophysa dalaica isolate WHDGS20190420 chromosome 7, ASM1584641v1, whole genome shotgun sequence contains these coding sequences:
- the LOC130426973 gene encoding polyserase-2-like, producing the protein MMKMFHTLSAVFAVTLLVRGSNAQLGDICGRPSVPSRIVGGGDAVAGEWPWQVSLHSNGHFCGGSLINNEWVLTAAHCFQGKSAKNVIVYLGRETQSGLNPNEVNRAVSQIINHPNYSSSTIDNDISLLHLSSPVTYTNYIRPVCLAADDSTFFSGTSSWVTGWGNIASGVALATTRPLQEVEVPIIGNRKCTCLYGQKSITKNMICAGLIQGGKDSCQGDSGGPLVSKQDSVWIQSGIVSFGTGCARPKLPGVYGKVSQYQRWIKEHITTNQPGFVKFTSSGTDGDLSESCSIVPPITTTTTVMTTTAAPVVCGRARRNIRVGGSNSLATSGAWPWMASLHFNGSHVCGGTMVSQRFVMTSASCFSRSTNASNWTVVLGRLNQKGSNANEISVQVANITISNVTGDNVAIVYLASAPKLSDFIQPLCVDMGESLFSVNTSCWVAGWGSGSGSADQILQEFRTSIVDCGSSSSNSICTTSITLQEGDQGGPLMCKLGLSWIQAAVLSIPTSTSNSTATRQSIDMQVFTKVSTYETFLRSVVGSFPPKEKNTASDSLSTPSSTNGLQCLTTVLLFSLTALQIFYQS; encoded by the exons ATGATGAAGATGTTTCATACATTGAGTGCTGTGTTTGCTGTCACTCTCCTAGTTAGAG GGAGTAATGCACAACTTGGAg ACATATGTGGCAGACCTTCTGTCCCCAGTCGAATAGTAGGGGGAGGTGATGCTGTTGCCGGTGAATGGCCATGGCAGGTCAGTCTTCACAGTAATGGCCACTTCTGTGGTGGGTCACTCATTAACAACGAGTGGGTCCTAACAGCAGCTCACTGCTTTCAAGG aaaaagtgcCAAAAATGTGATCGTGTACCTGGGCCGAGAGACACAGTCAGGACTAAATCCCAATGAGGTGAACAGAGCGGTCTCTCAAATCATAAATCATCCAAACTACAGCAGCTCCACAATTGACAACGACATCTCTCTTCTGCATCTGTCCTCGCCCGTGACTTATACTAACTATATAAGACCGGTCTGTCTAGCAGCAGATGACAGCACGTTCTTCAGCGGCACATCAAGTTGGGTGACTGGATGGGGAAATATTGCTTCTGGTG TTGCTCTGGCTACAACAAGACCTCTACAGGAAGTGGAAGTGCCTATCATTGGAAACAGGAAGTGCACCTGCCTTTATGGCCAAAAatcaataacaaaaaacatgatctGCGCTGGACTAATACAAGGAGGGAAAGATTCCTGTCAG GGTGACTCAGGTGGACCTCTGGTCAGCAAACAGGACTCGGTCTGGATCCAGTCTGGGATTGTGAGTTTTGGCACAGGGTGTGCAAGGCCTAAATTGCCCGGTGTGTATGGAAAAGTTTCTCAGTACCAGAGATGGATCAAAGAACACATCACCACCAACCAGCCAGGCTTTGTTAAATTCACCTCCAGCGGTACTGATGGTGATCTGAGCGAGAGCTGCTCTATTGTTCCTCCTATTACAACTACTACCACTGTCATGACTACAACTGCTGCAC CTGTGGTGTGCGGAAGAGCCCGACGAAACATTCGTGTTGGAGGAAGCAACTCTCTTGCAACTTCTGGCGCGTGGCCTTGGATGGCCAGTCTGCACTTCAACGGCAGTCACGTCTGTGGAGGAACAATGGTTTCTCAGCGGTTTGTCATGACCTCTGCTAGCTGCTTCTCTAG ATCTACCAATGCCTCCAACTGGACTGTGGTCCTGGGCCGTCTGAATCAGAAAGGGTCCAACGCCAATGAAATCTCCGTTCAAGTTGCAAACATCACAATCAGCAATGTGACGGGCGACAACGTTGCTATTGTGTATCTGGCCAGTGCCCCCAAACTCTCCGATTTCATTCAGCCCCTCTGCGTGGACATGGGGGAAAGCCTCTTCAGCGTAAATACATCGTGTTGGGTGGCAGGCTGGGGCTCAGGATCTGGATCAG ctGACCAAATACTTCAGGAATTCCGAACCTCTATTGTGGATTGTGGGAGCTCTTCAAGTAACAGTATCTGTACAACTTCCATTACCTTACAGGAG GGTGATCAGGGGGGTCCTCTGATGTGTAAACTGGGTCTGTCATGGATCCAGGCTGCAGTTCTATCGATACCAACCAGCACCAGTAACAGCACTGCAACGCGCCAGTCTATAGATATGCAGGTCTTTACTAAAGTCTCAACCTATGAAACCTTCCTGAGATCTGTGGTGGGTTCTTTCCCCccgaaagaaaaaaacactgcaaGTGACTCTCTATCCACCCCCTCTTCCACCAATGGCTTACAGTGTTTAACAACTGTTCTCTTGTTTTCACTGACGGCTCTCCAGATCTTTTATCAAAGCTGA
- the LOC130426969 gene encoding transmembrane protease serine 9-like yields the protein MMKMFHALSAVFAVTLLVRGCDAQLGDICGRPFVPSRIVGGGDAVAGEWPWQVSLHSNGHCGGSLINNEWVLTAAHCFQGKSTNNVIVYLGRETQSGPNPNEVNRAVSRIINHPNYSSSTFDNDISLLHLSSPVNFTNYIRPVCLAADDSTFFSGTSSWVTGWGNTRTDVALATTRPLQEVEVPIIGNRKCTCLYDKKSKITNNMICAGLIQGGKDSCQGDSGGPLVSKQDSVWIQSGIVSFGTGCADPNFPGVYGRVSQYQSWIKEHITTNQPGFVKFTSSGTDGDLSESCSIVPPITTTTTVMTTATTATTAANICGRPFVPSRIVGGGDAVVGEWPWQVSLHSGGHFCGGSLINNEWVLTAAHCVHRKSTNNVIVYLGRETQSGLNPNEVNRAVSQIINHPNYSSSTNNNDISLLHLSSPVTFTNYIKPVCLAAADSTFFNGTSSWVTRWGNTRTDVALATPRPLQEVEVPIIGNRKCTCLYGQNSKITNNMICAGLIQGGKDSCQGDSGGPLVSKQDSVWIQSGIVSFGTGCASSNLPGVYGRVSQYQSWIKEHITTNQPGFVKFTSSGTDCDLSESCPFVPPVTTTTTIMTTTTTAITAAPVVCGRARLNIRVEGSNSLATSGAWPWMASLHFNGSHVCGGTMVSQRFIMTSASCFSRSTNASNWTVVLGRLNQKGSNANEISVQVANISISNVTGDNVAIVYLASAPKLSDFIQPLCVDMGESLFSVNTSCWVAGWGSGSGSADQILQEFRTSIVDCGNSSSKSICTTSITLQEGDQGGPLMCKLGLSWIQAAVLSIPTSTSKSTATRQSIDMQVFTKVSTYETFLRSVVGSFPPKEKNTASDSLSTPSSTNGLQCFTTVLLFSLTALQIFYQS from the exons ATGATGAAGATGTTTCATGCATTGAGTGCTGTGTTTGCTGTCACTCTCCTAGTTAGAG GGTGTGATGCACAACTTGGAg ACATATGTGGCAGACCTTTTGTCCCCAGTCGAATAGTAGGGGGAGGTGATGCTGTTGCCGGTGAATGGCCATGGCAGGTCAGTCTTCACAGTAATGGCCACTGTGGTGGGTCACTCATTAACAACGAGTGGGTCCTAACAGCAGCTCACTGCTTTCAAGG aaaaagtacCAATAATGTGATCGTGTACCTGGGCCGAGAGACACAGTCAGGACCAAATCCCAATGAGGTGAACAGAGCGGTCTCTCGAATCATAAATCATCCAAACTACAGCAGCTCAACATTTGACAACGACATCTCTCTTCTGCATCTGTCCTCGCCCGTGAATTTTACTAACTATATAAGACCGGTCTGTCTGGCAGCAGATGACAGCACGTTCTTCAGCGGCACATCAAGTTGGGTGACTGGATGGGGAAATACTCGCACTGATG TTGCTCTGGCAACAACAAGACCTCTACAGGAAGTGGAAGTGCCTATCATTGGAAACAGGAAGTGCACCTGCctttatgacaaaaaatctaaaataacaaacaacatgATCTGCGCTGGACTAATACAAGGAGGGAAAGACTCCTGTCAG GGTGACTCAGGTGGACCTCTGGTGAGCAAACAGGACTCGGTCTGGATCCAGTCTGGGATTGTGAGCTTTGGCACAGGGTGTGCAGATCCTAATTTTCCCGGTGTGTATGGAAGAGTTTCTCAGTACCAGAGTTGGATCAAAGAACACATCACCACCAACCAGCCAGGCTTTGTTAAATTCACCTCCAGCGGTACTGATGGTGATCTGAGCGAGAGCTGCTCTATTGTTCCTCCCATTACAACTACTACCACTGTGATGACTACAGCTACTACAGCTACAACCGCTGCAA ACATATGTGGCAGACCTTTTGTCCCCAGTCGAATAGTAGGGGGAGGTGATGCTGTTGTCGGTGAATGGCCATGGCAGGTCAGTCTTCACAGTGGGGGCCACTTCTGTGGTGGGTCACTCATTAACAACGAGTGGGTCCTAACAGCTGCTCACTGCGTTCACAG aaaaagtacCAATAATGTGATCGTGTACCTGGGCCGAGAGACACAGTCAGGACTAAATCCCAATGAGGTGAACAGAGCGGTCTCTCAAATCATAAATCATCCAAACTACAGCAGCTCAACAAATAACAACGACATTTCTCTTCTGCATCTGTCCTCGCCCGTGACTTTTACTAACTATATAAAACCGGTCTGCCTGGCAGCAGCTGACAGTACATTCTTCAACGGCACATCAAGTTGGGTGACTAGATGGGGAAATACTCGCACTGATG TTGCTCTGGCTACACCAAGACCTCTACAGGAAGTAGAAGTGCCAATCATTGGAAACAGGAAGTGCACCTGCCTTTATGGCCAAAActctaaaataacaaacaacatgATCTGCGCTGGACTAATACAAGGAGGGAAAGACTCCTGTCAG GGTGACTCAGGTGGACCTCTGGTCAGCAAACAGGACTCGGTCTGGATCCAGTCTGGGATTGTGAGCTTTGGCACAGGGTGTGCAAGTTCTAATTTGCCCGGTGTGTATGGAAGAGTGTCTCAGTACCAGAGTTGGATCAAAGAACACATCACCACCAACCAGCCTGGCTTTGTTAAATTCACCTCCAGCGGTACTGATTGTGATCTGAGCGAGAGCTGTCCTTTTGTACCTCCCGTTACAACTACTACCACTATCATGACTACAACTACTACAGCTATAACCGCTGCAC CTGTGGTGTGCGGAAGAGCCCGACTTAACATTCGTGTTGAAGGAAGCAACTCTCTTGCAACTTCTGGTGCGTGGCCTTGGATGGCCAGTCTGCACTTCAACGGCAGTCACGTCTGTGGTGGAACGATGGTTTCTCAGCGGTTTATCATGACCTCTGCTAGCTGCTTCTCTAG ATCTACCAATGCCTCCAACTGGACTGTGGTCCTGGGCCGTCTGAATCAGAAAGGTTCCAACGCCAATGAAATCTCTGTTCAAGTTGCAAACATCTCAATCAGCAATGTGACGGGTGACAACGTTGCTATTGTGTATCTGGCCAGTGCCCCCAAACTCTCCGATTTCATTCAGCCCCTCTGCGTGGACATGGGGGAAAGCCTCTTCAGCGTAAATACATCGTGTTGGGTGGCAGGCTGGGGCTCAGGATCTGGATCAG ctGACCAAATACTTCAGGAATTCCGAACCTCTATTGTGGATTGTGGGAACTCTTCAAGTAAAAGTATCTGTACAACTTCCATCACCTTACAGGAG GGTGATCAGGGGGGTCCTCTGATGTGTAAACTGGGTCTGTCATGGATCCAGGCTGCAGTTCTATCGATACCAACCAGCACCAGTAAAAGCACTGCAACACGCCAGTCTATAGATATGCAGGTCTTTACTAAAGTCTCAACCTATGAAACCTTCCTGAGATCTGTGGTGGGTTCTTTCCCCccgaaagaaaaaaacactgcaaGTGACTCTCTATCCACCCCCTCTTCCACCAATGGCTTACAGTGTTTTACAACTGTTCTCTTGTTTTCACTGACGGCTCTCCAGATCTTTTATCAAAGCTGA